ctccattattGAACATATTCAGACCTTCAACCttatctttagacatcttggtttcttgaaAAAAAATCTggatttttatctctaatcatactttttattaaatcttgtttgtgaggattattcaaccCTCAaatattctaagagatgatcttCATAGTTTTTTAGAAATACccgcctcaaagatggttctttgagtcccaaCTGCAatattcttgcttgtttccattgtcctcttctttgcatttgaatatcttcctggAGAGGTATGTTGTGCTCCTACGTccccaagcctgcttctggtgtttctgGTAGAtgtgttgttattgttattgttgttgttattattcttttttttttgcttgatcttACTTTTATCCTCCACTATTTTTGCTCCCTCCTGATTAGACTCACTCTTTCCCAGAGTTTTCTTAatatcttcctcatctccccattttggctcTTTCTCCTTCGAAAAAGTCATCTTCACCTTAGCTGGAGTGGCTAATGAGATCTCCAACAGCCCTTGATCCAGAATATTATCAAGTTGAGCATCTTGGATCCAGTCTATTTCTTTTTCTAACTAAGTCAAATTAGAAACTAAGTTGAGATTGTCTCCTACCTCTTTATTGACTTTGAATTTATGTCCATTATTCTCATCATTATCTGAGTTTTTCTCAGTCTTATCCTCTTTTGTTTCCTCATTTGGACTGCTACCTTGTGCTTTTCCTTCTCCCTGATCTGAATTCTTGCCATTCTGCTCCTTCTCCTGATGATCTATtttttcattgtcttctttgttcAATTCATTTCCCAACTCATTAACATTCTCTTCCCCTATCTTACCAACTTGGGACTGATTTTCCTGATCCTGATTGTTAGCTTTTTGAAAACTATCCACTTTTTTCCACACTTTAGGTTGAGCTTGAGGTCTGGCCACATTGCTAGGACATTTTTTGGCCTAGTTCCCAACTTTCTTACAATGAAAGCAAGCAAAAGGTATTGTTTCATAGacaatattctgcttccatttGCCAAGTTTAGATTCAATCTCTATCTCCTCTGACATGTCTATTTCGAGCCCAACTCCAACACACATCCTGGCATAAATAAGCCTTCTTCTGGATGTCATAACTGGATCAATAGCAATAATCTCCCCAAAGGAATTGGCTATTCTTGCAAGCACATTTTCCTCCTAATATTCCATTGGGAACCCAGGTAATTTTATCCAGACAAGAACTTggaccaaaaaaaaaatttctctgccTGCATTAGGCTACCACTTTTGAGTGTACATGATATATTTTCCAATTGCCCATGACCCAGAGCTGAGAATTTTTCTGCAatcctcctcacaagagaaagagaaggacaaacatcctttgttcattgctaccatgTCTACCTGACCTTTCAAGCTGCACTTCCTCTTAACAAACCCACGCACAATCTCAATATTTGGTCTCGTTCCATAAAATTTACCAATCagagtattttccattctagcaatattatggtctatgatttggtctggCACAGAAATGGAAAACTTGTTGTGAGACGCATTTGAAGTGTTTTTAACCAGAGGCAAAGAtgacttacctttaggtttgacccCAAACAGAGAAGACCACTTGCCAATGTGTCCAATCATTCTGGGTCCCCCCTTAATATCCTCTGATCTTAATGGGTTCTCGAGAtccttctcagaagaatctattcctTCCACTATTTCCTCTGAACCACTTTCCATTTGCTGACCTCATTCCACTTCCGGTACTCTGCCTCCCAAAGATGAAGATTGAGCCTGTTCGTTCCCACTTCCGCTTCCTTCTACTAGCTACTCCTCACATGGTCTCAAACCTCCCCCTAGGTCCCCCGAATCTAAAGGAGCATCGAGATCTTTTCCACCTGAACTCCCTCCTTCCACCAAACTCTCTGAATCTCCTACATCATTCTATCCTAGCACTAAACCAGAACTCCCacacaaaaaatttgaattttgggcccGCACGCTCCCCTTCTGCATCATTGTGTGTTGGTAATCAATACTTTATAATATTTTACtacatttctcttgttacttggtaagtaatattttatataattttatctATTTATCTTGTTACAAGAGTGAATGAGTTTATTATATTTCCTACCAACCATTAATTACTACTAGCTCGATTATTTATgtgattatatttaattaataacctaTAGTTTATTTTATACGGGCTTGATTCTATTTATACATCGGtaaataatatttacaatattcTATTTATAAATGTGAATAAGTTTTATATTATTGCCTACCTACCATTTATTCTTATTGGCTGTGAATgtattggggaaataaaatataatatatggtgggttggtaaaatatattctgaaatagaatattttgattggttcttGTGGAGGCAAGGGTTTTGGCATTTTTAAATCGCTTTTTATTTTGATTGTCGAGTTGTTTTCGGGTTGCTTTTGCTATAAAAGATTTTTCTTGCAAGTTTTCTTTGGCTCTTGGTTTTGATTTGGAGTTGTTGGAGCTTTGTGGTTTTGGATCTTGGATTTGGATTGGaagctcttcttcaacttcattccATAACACGAGTTGTAGGTTTGAGCTCTATTTTCTTTGCATTTTTGTTTTACTAATTCAGtattattcgtatttgcatattgtCTTCTAGGAGGGGTTTAATAATTTATATTCCATAGTTTGTATAGTTTGGAAATAAATAATTGGGAATACTATgttgtatgtagattttaatatATAGTTTTGGTTGAAAATATTGTTATGATTTCCCTGTGTGATGTTGTTCATGACATTGCCTATGTGTTGGCAATGTTTCTTTGGGATTGGTTTGTGGCAGAGGTTTGGTATTACTGTGCTTGTGTTTCATTATTGTGTAAATGAGATCATTGCATTGCTACTGGGGGTGTTTGTGTTGTTTGTCGAGTTTCTGAGCATTTTTTGTGTTGTAAAGCCGTAAGCCATATCTGGCCATATCTTTGTCTACAAATTGTTATTAATTATTTTGTTTATACCTACTTATTCCTTTGTTCTGGGCGACTTCATGAATCCTTGTTTCAAGCCTTTTTATTAAGTGTTTGATTTAATATTCATGTCATAAGATTTCTAGTTTTTCCGTCTGATTTGTACAAATGCGCTAAATAAGTGTATTCACTATTTCATGTTGTGAATGCGCTATTTATTATGGCATATGTGTTGTTTTACGTTGAGAATGCATTGCCTATTGAGGTGTATGCATTGTTTCCCTATAAATGCATTGTTAAAAATTGTTAAAAGCATTATTTATAATGTTAAATGCACCGTTTGATTTAATATATGTGCTTCAGAGTTTTGTAAAAGTGTTGTACTACTAAAAAAAAAGTGCTATTTTTGCCCAGATTTGGTGTTTTGGTCCTTTTGAGTCAATCTATCATGTTTTTCCGATTTGATTTTGTACCAAAGGCTTGGTTTGGGTCTGTTGATGATTTATGGATTTATACCTAATCTGTTTTGatgtatttcattggttttatgcatatttaccttcttatGATATTGTGGATGTATTGGTTCTCCCTCCCATGTTGATGAGCCATGGTTGAAGAGGTGATGTCTTGTTGTTTTGGACCAGAAAGTGAGTTGGCTTTGATGTGGTTTTATTTTCATattgatggaaaatttgatggcTTTGTTATGGCCTTTGTATTTGTTGGCCAAGAAGCTCATTTTGTTATACTTGTTGTTGTAGCCATGTGTACGTTGTAATAAGTATGAATGGATGTTGTTGGGTGCAAATGAATGTTATGTTTTAGATTTTTGTTATGATTAGAACATATTGTGATTTAttgtttgggccatgttagggggagtaggcttccttgtgatgaccggggtcacaagagatagactttcatgaggttccttgtagggatgcatgaagtctaaaacgccagggcacattgggagtttaccatgatGTTAAATAAGTAATAACTTAATAATTAATGGGTTTGGGTAtttagattcattaataaagataaaatttatgtgAGTCTCATCACTTGATCCTACGTAGGATGTTTtaagataagcatgagaaggccattgcgatggcaagtcaatctctcttgatctctcataggttgagatggctccacatgtccatcaggctagtgtctTATGTTGTTATACTTgttatgttttgaggatggcatgtgatgacactccacccctacatgtgttcccttgatgatttatgtttatgccttGATGAATTGTAACCCTCTAGGTATTTACTATTGTTATGTTGTGATTGGTCCTTGCATGAAAGTCCTTGCATGGCTCaatctctttggttataggtgtcagcttaggtttagagtgtctATTAGGACCTTGCATCATCTCCAAGGATGGGGGGTggatcctttggttccacatggtcgagtggctggtgctttttagccattgggatgttctcttggattcttcatgtgtggatgtggattcttctttatGATGGATTATGGTTGTACCTTGTAGCAGATGGATGTAACTGATATTATGGTTCATGTAATGTAGTTATCTTGTATAGTTGTAGATGAAATTATGTGTCAAATAATTATGCTCTTCATATAATAGGAATATGTATGTATTGGTAGATTTTATACTTAGGACTTGATTAGGATTTACGAAAGAAAATATTGAGATGTATTGTAATGTATCTTGTAGTTTGTGGGACTAGTAGTAGATTTAAGTCATGTTGTAATACTTTTgttgtaaataaatattcaatatgtaggtaatgttgatgatgacATTAAGTGAATGTTCTTAATAGATGGTTGTTATTCATGATCTCGAATggaatgggtaattgataggatGGATGGTTAACCTTAAGGAAATAATTTAGCTTGCATTAGCTGATGTAGGATAAGTCAATGACTCTAGTAAGAGAATAATTATGGATGTATCTTATTGTGTCATGTAATTGGATTTGAAAAGGAAACTATTGTTATTGGAATTATGGATTTTCTTTTGGTTCTATGTGTATTCTATGATGTTAAGAAGGAATTATAAATGTGAATGGATCGTATTTTTAATAGTCAAACCATGATAGAGGATAACATATATGTTCATGTGGGAATTTGAATGTAAAAGAAATTAAGAATATTAGGTATTCGTGCTCTAGAATGAAGCTAATAGGAAATGATTAGATTTGTAAAATAATGGAATCGATATCATGCTAGATAGATAGTAAatgacttgtatatgatgtatgTCATGAACTTGTATTGAAAAGAAATGGGTTTATATTGTTAGGTGTTTGtaaattaataaaagaatttaTGATCAAAGGATTATTGGGATGTTGTGTATGCTCATGCTTAAGTAAAAAAATAAGGAAATTAGTTTATCATGTTGGTTAAAGAATGAATTATAGTTTATACATCATGGGTAGATAATAATgatagatggaatgagatcatgttagtataGGGAATGGTTAAGGAGTTTAGAAACATTTGGATTTGGTTGATAAATGGACTAAAGTAATGGACTGGGTTGCATTGGAAGAATAACATATCATGACTGGCATAGAAGAAAGTGAGATGCATATCATGGAAGTTAGCAAATAGTGTCTTTTGCATAGGTAATGGAATTCTTAAAAGTTGCAATGATCATGAGTAGTGGTGTCACTTAAGTTGGTAGTAAGTAATGACGATGAGATACCCTTGGAAAAGATTAGTGATGTTATGTTTAATTCCATTTGTGTAATTGATTATGAATGTATGTGATATGTTTTCATGTTCATAGAGATTAAATGTTAATGGATGTACTTCTCAAataatgttatgtgttgcattagaggtcattttattttattttttgtctccattagtatgttagatgtttaatttctctagggtattttggtgggcattacatttcaTAAATAATGTCACAATATTCTATACATTATAAATATCATAATCAAAATATTATCTGATCTCCTCACAATATACTATCTACTACAAAATATAATACGTGGACATTATTATTATCCAGTTGGCTAGAAAACAAAACAACAATGTATATGTAGACCTAGGAAGTAGATGTAAATGAACCTTCATCGTTCCCTGATCCATCCACATTTATACCTCTTGTATTGTCAAGAAAAGGTGAGAAGTCTATTGGTAGTTGAGTTATAGGGGTACCAAGAAACACACCTCTGATTATATTTAATCTATCAACTATGCCAGTCATATCAGGTCTCTCTTGAGGTGACTCCCTTGTGCAAAAGAGCCCAATCTCTATAATCTGAGTAAGGCATTCTATTATCATTGATTTCTCTGATTCATGAGCATCTATAAGCACGAAATTATCCACCACATCTGAGATTCTATTTGGAAAATGCATTTTTGTCCATTTTTGTAAATTGATTCCTTCAATGAACATATCATCTGTTGGTCTCCTCCTTGTCAACAACTCTAGAATAAAAACTCCATAACTATATACATCTCCTTTTGTAGTAAGCTTTCCACCTATTCCATATTCTATAATAACAAATAAACAAGAATCAATCATATGAAACATTTGATCTTTCATAAGATAAAGAAAACTAGtaaaatgcataatgaaataatGAGAACTCTATACCTGGTGCAACGTAGCCAACAGATCCTTTAAGTGCTTTTGTAGAAGCCAAAGAATCAATAGAATTGTCAAAAATGATATTGGAAATGCCAAAATCTATTATATATGAAGTCATGTCATCTCCTAATAAGACATTGTTGGGGTTGAGGTCACAGTGAATCACTTGAACAAAGCAATAATGGTGAAGATATTCCATTCCTTCTACTATCTCTATTTCTATCCTTATTCGATCATTTAGATTTAATCTACATCTACCACCTTGTGGATGGTACAACCAACTCTCTAAACTTCCATTTGACATTATTGGAAGAATTAAGGCTTTAAAATCAAGGCTGGGGCATGCTGAAATGATTCTAATTACATTGTGGTGTCGAACTCTCTTTAATGCATTTCATTCTCTATTGAAACTTTGGTGGACATGTTCATCTTGTAACTTGAGAACTTTAACAACAATATCTGTACCATTCTCTAGAATCCCTTTATAAACTAAACCAAAACTACCAATTCCTAAAAAAATTTCATCACTGAACCCACCAGTTGCTTCTACAAGTTCTTCACATGAAACTTTTAGAGGCCATACTTTGAGAGCAGGGGTACTAGAACATCCTATGATCTATAGGAAAATGCTTCCAATACAAAAGACATGATCAAAATGGCAATGCCTACTATGATAGGAATAATCACCTTTTTGGAGACTGATGGTTGTTTGTGATCGGAATGAGAGCATGGTGGCAAGTTTATCCATCCACCACAGAGGCCCAATATTTCCCATAATCTCTGAGGCATCAAGTGTTGTGAAAACTCCTCCCTTTGGGACCTCTCCAGTTAACCTGTTTGAAGAGAGATTAAGATGTCGAAGCATTTTCATCTTTGTAAAAGTCACTGGTATCATACCTGACAAATTATTGCGAGAAAGATCCATGAACTGCAAATTTGACAGATCTGCCAGAGATGTAAGGATTGGCCCCTCAAATGCATTTGAAGGAAGATTTAGATATTCTAAGCCCTTGCAACTTGCCAGTGCACTAGGAATGGCACCTAATAAATTGTTTTGAGAAACATCTATAGCTAAAACCATAACCATTGTGCTCATCTCCAAAATATTACCTTGCAAGAGGTTGTTGGAAATGTTAAAATAAATCTAGAGATTCTTAAGATTTGCCACTTCAGGAGGTATATTTCCAATTAGTTTATTGTAGGCAAAGTACACCATCTCCAATGTATGACATCTTCCTAAACTGGTAGGTATTTCCCCTATCAGCTGATTATGATGAAGTTCAAGCACTCTTAATTGTGGAAGGTTGCCAAGACTATCTAGAATTTGCCCTAAAAGCATGTTCTCACTAAGTGACAACAATCTGAGCCTTTTTGATTGGCCAAAACTTTCTAGAATTCTTCCTTGTAAATTGTTTGCCTCTAGATATAATCTTTCCAGATTTGGAAGTTTACTGAGTGCGGATGGAATGGTCCCATTGAATTGGTTTGTGTACAGGCTTAAAAACACCAAGTTTGTGAGGTTACCAATCTTATCTGGTATGTTTCCCCCACATTCATTTGAGTTCAATCCTAAATATGAGAGTGAATTTGAAAGACGGCCAATTGGAGTGGGCAAGATGCCAGTGAGATAATTTGACAACAACTGAAGCTCTTCCAAGCTAGAGCAATTAGTTAACACTGTTAGAATAGGCAAACCACTACTTCCACTCAAAAATTGATTTCTCCACAAACTAAGCCGACTGAGCTACTGCATTTGACCAAATTCCAAGGGCATTGTCCCGCTTGGTTGGTTGATCTCCAAATCCAACAGTTCCAGATGAGTCCAATTCCCCACTTAGCGGGATATTTTTTTACTGAGTTCATTTCCCCACAAATACAATTGTTGCAACTCTGACAACCTTCCAAACTCCCATGGAATTGGGTCGTTTAAGTTGTTATTATGGAGCCCTAAAACTTGGAGATGAGTGAAATTTAAAAGGGCAAGGGAGATTGACCCTATTAAGTTGTGGAGGCCAAGACTAACCCACTTCAAGTGAATAAGCATACCCAACTCATCAGGAATACCACCTTGGAGTGTATTGTGGGACAAATTAAGGATATTTAAAAAGGACATGT
This genomic stretch from Cryptomeria japonica chromosome 8, Sugi_1.0, whole genome shotgun sequence harbors:
- the LOC131056582 gene encoding putative receptor-like protein kinase At3g47110 translates to MVMVLAIDVSQNNLLGAIPSALASCKGLEYLNLPSNAFEGPILTSLADLSNLQFMDLSRNNLSGMIPVTFTKMKMLRHLNLSSNRLTGEVPKGGVFTTLDASEIMGNIGPLWWMDKLATMLSFRSQTTISLQKDFGISNIIFDNSIDSLASTKALKGSVGYVAPEYGIGGKLTTKGDVYSYGVFILELLTRRRPTDDMFIEGINLQKWTKMHFPNRISDVVDNFVLIDAHESEKSMIIECLTQIIEIGLFCTRESPQERPDMTGIVDRLNIIRGVFLGTPITQLPIDFSPFLDNTRGINVDGSGNDEGSFTSTS